A genomic window from Hyla sarda isolate aHylSar1 chromosome 10, aHylSar1.hap1, whole genome shotgun sequence includes:
- the LOC130294132 gene encoding uncharacterized protein LOC130294132 codes for MSKEFYQDDSNSWVALLPFRTPRKRIPNNRQYADSWFIFIERKLNRNPEMKKHFDDFMQKVFERDLAKPAPPLTQGEECWYLPCFGVYHPHKPDQIRVVFDSSARYEDVSLNENLLTGPNLNNNLLGDLYHFRQEPIAIMAEIQHMFHCFIFREDDRNFLRFRWYRNNDVNDEVIDYWMKVHIFGNSPSPAVAIYGQRETAQEGKQEFGSDARQFVERNFYVDDGLKSLPTEAEAIDLLTRTQNMLATAKLRLHKIISNSNEVMRAFPSDDHAISVKEFQLGSDLTLSQRSRGLLWDVDLLRMQGVPVRPAPSTGM; via the coding sequence ATGAGCAAAGAGTTCTACCAAGATGACTCCAACAGCTGGGTGGCACTGCTACCATTTCGCACCCCAAGGAAGAGGATTCCTAATAATAGACAATACGCAGATTCATGGTTTATCTTTATAGAGCGCAAACTGAACCGTAATCCGGAGATGAAGAAGCATTTTGACGACTTTATGCAGAAAGTATTTGAGAGAGATCTTGCCAAACCTGCACCCCCTCTTACACAAGGAGAggaatgctggtacttaccatgtTTTGGTGTATACCATCCCCACAAGCCTGACCAGATTAGGGTGGTCTTCGACTCAAGTGCTCGTTACGAAGATGTTTCTCTCAATGAAAATCTTCTCACTGGGCCTAACCTGAACAACAACCTCCTAGGAGACTTATACCATTTTAGACAAGAACCAATTGCCATTATGGCCGAGATCCAACATATGTTTCATTGTTTCATCTTCCGTGAAGACGATAGAAACTTCCTCAGGTTCCGATGGTACCGCAATAATGATGTCAATGACGAGGTTATAGACTATTGGATGAAAGTACACATTTTTGGTAATAGTCCCTCCCCTGCTGTTGCCATTTATGGACAGAGGGAAACAGCCCAAGAAGGCAAACAAGAGTTCGGGTCTGATGCACGTCAGTTTGTGGAAAGGAACTTCTACGTAGACGACGGTCTCAAGTCTCTACCTACGGAGGCAGAAGCCATCGACCTTCTCACCAGAACTCAGAACATGCTCGCTACTGCTAAACTCCGACTACACAAAATCATCTCCAACAGCAATGAGGTTATGAGAGCATTTCCTTCTGATGATCATGCCATCAGTGTTAAGGAATTCCAACTAGGGTCTGACCTTACCCTCAGTCAACGCAGCCGTGGGTTGCTCTGGGATGttgacctcttaaggatgcagggcgtacctgtacgccctgcgcccagtaCCGGTATGTAA